One genomic window of Phoenix dactylifera cultivar Barhee BC4 chromosome 6, palm_55x_up_171113_PBpolish2nd_filt_p, whole genome shotgun sequence includes the following:
- the LOC103702970 gene encoding uncharacterized protein LOC103702970: MLLQPEVRTRRGGRIFSTEIYIKEGKKMGRPRFLALLLVSALVFLSFSQGYGRRIRVMRHYGRWGSSAPVVHEENSGMEREMVETKMDYQEPGANTNTRGATVFNSPPPTF; this comes from the exons ATGTTATTACAACCAGAGGTACGAAcaagaaggggaggaagaatATTTTCAACAGAGATTTATATCAAGGAAGGGAAAAAAATGGGAAGGCCTCGTTTCCTTGCACTTCTTCTCGTCTCAGCCCttgtcttcctctccttctctcaaG GATATGGGAGAAGGATTAGGGTGATGAGGCATTATGGGAGGTGGGGTTCGTCTGCTCCTGTGGTACATGAG GAGAATTCAGGGATGGAGAGGGAGATGGTGGAGACGAAGATGGATTATCAAGAACCAGGAGCCAACACTAACACAAGGGGTGCGACGGTGTTCAATTCTCCACCTCCTACTTTCTAA
- the LOC103705237 gene encoding uncharacterized protein LOC103705237, giving the protein MGRAFLHLLVILLVFCHHITPSHAVPSTRVQKLLQETGDLPSLGDTSKINIEEAISEVISGRMDLQISNDYPGSGANNRHTPKPPGRS; this is encoded by the exons ATGGGAAGGGCCTTCCTTCATCTACTTGTAATTCTATTGGTCTTTTGTCACCACATCACCCCCTCCCATGCTGTTCCTTCCacaa GGGTTCAAAAGCTGCTGCAGGAGACTGGAGATCTTCCATCACTTGGTGATACTTCAAAG ataaacatagaagaagccatATCTGAAGTTATCAGCGGCAGGATGGATTTGCAGATCAGCAACGACTATCCGGGATCTGGTGCTAACAATCGCCACACTCCGAAGCCACCTGGAAGGAGCTGA
- the LOC103702980 gene encoding cyclic dof factor 3-like codes for MAESRDPAIKLFGKTIPFPASDDDRQKEEEDKGSSDKAAIHETKDKVHGSRDLETKSRPSISSSANETLRTSADQEGAPMKNLEPEEQKNKTGGSQEKMIKKPDKILPCPRCGSLDTKFCYYNNYNANQPRHFCKHCQRYWTAGGTIRNVPVGAGRRKNKNSASQFCHNSVSNATFQTVRPEVPDPLHHPPIEPNGTVLSFGSDAPLRESMASVFNLAKKTMKNCNRNGFHRPEEQVTPLPAVENGDDQSSGSSVTASNSTGDGIGANQKETVIQNCQGFPAPIPYINGSSPWRYPWSPFPAFCPSNYPLSFYPAPAYWGCAIPGTWGFPWISPPASSSNGSSGAKSSSPTLGKRPREGEVLDHTNSEKGDSPKQSNQERCLWMPKTLRIHGPEEAAKNSIWAAMSFRYDSADGISGGGLFKAFQKKEGSKNHTAETSQLLYANPAALSRSLDFQESS; via the exons ATGGCAGAGAGCAGAGACCCGGCGATCAAGCTCTTCGGCAAGACGATTCCTTTCCCGGCCAGCGACGACGACAgacaaaaagaggaggaggataag GGTAGTTCAGATAAAGCAGCTATCCATGAAACCAAGGACAAAGTTCATGGCTCTCGAGATTTAGAAACAAAAAGCAGGCCATCAATATCCTCCTCAGCAAACGAGACCTTGAGAACCTCTGCTGATCAAGAGGGTGCACCTATGAAGAATttagagcctgaagaacaaaagaatAAAACAGGTGGCTCTCAAGAGAAAATGATAAAGAAGCCTGATAAGATACTTCCTTGTCCTCGGTGCGGCAGCTTAGATACCAAGTTCTGTTACTACAACAACTACAATGCCAACCAGCCACGCCATTTCTGCAAGCACTGTCAGAGATACTGGACTGCCGGGGGCACAATTAGGAATGTGCCTGTTGGAGCTGGTCGCCGCAAGAATAAGAACTCAGCATCCCAATTTTGTCACAATTCTGTCTCCAATGCCACCTTCCAGACAGTCAGACCTGAAGTTCCCGACCCACTTCATCATCCTCCAATAGAACCGAATGGTACTGTTCTTAGTTTCGGCTCCGATGCCCCTCTCCGTGAATCTATGGCCTCTGTGTTCAATCTTGCCAAGAAGACAATGAAGAATTGCAATCGAAATGGATTCCATCGACCAGAAGAGCAGGTGACTCCATTACCTGCTGTAGAAAATGGCGATGATCAGTCAAGTGGATCTTCAGTGACAGCTTCGAATTCTACTGGTGATGGAATTGGTGCTAATCAGAAAGAGACAGTCATTCAAAACTGTCAAGGATTTCCAGCTCCAATCCCATACATTAATGGATCATCACCTTGGCGGTATCCCTGGAGCCCATTTCCTGCTTTCTGCCCCTCAAACTATCCTCTCTCATTTTACCCTGCACCGGCTTATTGGGGTTGCGCAATCCCTGGCACTTGGGGCTTCCCATGGATCTCGCCTCCAGCTTCTTCAAGCAATGGTTCCTCAGGAGCTAAATCCAGTTCTCCAACATTAGGCAAGCGTCCAAGGGAAGGAGAAGTGCTCGATCATACCAATTCAGAGAAAGGAGATAGTCCTAAGCAGAGCAACCAGGAGAGGTGTCTCTGGATGCCTAAAACATTGAGGATCCATGGCCCCGAAGAAGCTGCAAAGAACTCTATATGGGCAGCCATGAGTTTCAGATACGACAGTGCTGATGGAATTAGTGGTGGAGGGCTATTCAAAGCCTTCCAGAAAAAGGAAGGGTCAAAGAATCACACTGCAGAAACCTCCCAACTCTTGTATGCCAATCCTGCAGCTTTGTCACGATCCCTCGACTTCCAAGAGAGCTCGTAG